The following proteins are co-located in the Macrobrachium rosenbergii isolate ZJJX-2024 chromosome 26, ASM4041242v1, whole genome shotgun sequence genome:
- the LOC136852681 gene encoding micronuclear linker histone polyprotein-like, whose amino-acid sequence MTESSKTQRSAQQHSIQQRAAHNRKQQTQSSVLQASTQQKAADTNDEQAHNRKQQSQRTASKHTTESSRRKAAYCKQAHNRKQQTQSSTATHTTESSRRKERTASKHTTSSRHKAAHTTESSRHKAAYCKQAHNRKQQTQSSVLQASTQQKAADTKQRTTSKHTTESSRHKAAYCKQAHNRKQQTQSSVLQASTQQKAADTKQRTASKHTTESSRRKAAYCKQAHNRKQQIQSSVLQAKHNRKQDTKQRSNTQQKAAAAYCKQHTTESSRHKAAYCKQAHNRKQQTKQRTASKHTTEKAADTNSVLQQATTESSRRKAAYCKQAHNRKQQTQSSVLQASTQQKAADAKSKQQQKAADTKQRTASKHTTESSRHKAAYCKQAHKRKPPTLNKPVTKRQQEQQNSKTASKLQLIRQLQLQKQQQAAARSKQ is encoded by the coding sequence ATGACAGAAAGCAGCAAGACACAACGCAGCGCACAGCAACACAGCATACAGCAGAGAGCAGCACACAACAGAAAGCAGCAGACACAAAGCAGCGTACTACAAGCAAGCACACAACAGAAAGCAGCAGACACAAATGACGAGCAAGCACACAACAGAAAGCAGCAGAGCCAGCGTACTGCAAGCAAGCACACAACAGAAAGCAGCAGACGCAAAGCAGCGTACTGCAAGCAAGCACACAACAGAAAGCAGCAGACACAAAGCAGCACTGCAACGCACACAACAGAAAGCAGCAGACGCAAAGAGCGTACTGCAAGCAAGCACACAACAAGCAGCAGACACAAAGCAGCACACACAACAGAAAGCAGCAGACACAAAGCAGCGTACTGCAAGCAAGCACACAACAGAAAGCAGCAGACACAAAGCAGCGTACTGCAAGCAAGCACACAACAGAAAGCAGCAGACACAAAGCAGCGTACTACAAGCAAGCACACAACAGAAAGCAGCAGACACAAAGCAGCGTACTGCAAGCAAGCACACAACAGAAAACAGCAGACACAAAGCAGCGTACTGCAAGCAAGCACACAACAGAAAGCAGCAGACACAAAGCAGCGTACTGCAAGCAAGCACACAACAGAAAGCAGCAGACGCAAAGCAGCGTACTGCAAGCAAGCACACAACAGAAAGCAGCAGATACAAAGCAGCGTACTGCAAGCAAAACACAACAGAAAGCAAGACACAAAGCAGCGCAGCAACACACAACAGAAAGCAGCAGCAGCGTACTGCAAGCAGCACACAACAGAAAGCAGCAGACACAAAGCAGCGTACTGCAAGCAAGCACACAACAGAAAGCAGCAGACAAAGCAGCGTACTGCAAGCAAGCACACAACAGAGAAAGCAGCAGACACAAACAGCGTACTGCAGCAAGCAACAACAGAAAGCAGCAGACGCAAAGCAGCGTACTGCAAGCAAGCACACAACAGAAAGCAGCAGACACAAAGCAGCGTACTGCAAGCAAGCACACAACAGAAAGCAGCAGACGCAAAAAGCAAGCAACAACAGAAAGCAGCAGACACAAAGCAGCGTACTGCAAGCAAGCACACAACAGAAAGCAGCAGACACAAAGCAGCGTACTGCAAGCAAGCACACAAGAGAAAACCGCCCACATTAAACAAACCAGTCACCAAAAGGCAGCAAGAACAGCAAAACAGCAAAACAGCATCCAAGCTCCAGCTTATCAGGCAGCTGCAGCTGCAGAAACAGCAGCAAGCAGCAGCGAGAAGCAAGCAGTAG